The following is a genomic window from Chloroflexota bacterium.
AATTAACTCGAAGGAAGTGTTGTCCATTTTTAAGCTCAAACTTCGACCCTGACTGGGTCAGAGTGCTCAATTTGGCCGCATAGAGTGGACAGGATTTTGTTCGATCTAATTAGCTCTCGCACCGCTTGCTAGTCTGCTAGCGTGGCGGGCTGGCGGCACTCATCGTCGCCCGAAAGGGCCGCCTGTCGGCGTGCGACTCTGCGACATTCTGACATTCCGCCACGCCGCTCCGGGACTTCGGTGCCATTTAGTTGGCTGAAACAATGAGAAGCCCGAGGCCACCGATTCCGAACAGTGCTGCCAACCCAATCACGATCAGAACGGGCAGGAAGGTCGCCAGGGCTGCCTTGCCAAAGCTAAACCGCTGGCTTACCTCCACCCCTTTGATGTAGATCGCAATCGCCCAGACCCAGCCGACCAGGGCCAGGAGGGTGCCGGCGCATTGAATGGGACCCAGGATTGCCAGGACGTGGGGGATCGACGACAGGGCTGTCACGCCCAGGAAGCGGTCGATGCCGCCGTTGCCTCCCAGTAATTTGGCAAACAAAAGAACCCAAATGCCGTAGAACATCCACATCGCCAGGCGGCTGAATGGTCTGCTCAGCCAGGCGCCAAAGGACTGGAAGAAGCGAGCGATTGGTCTGGGCAACGGGGTCTCAAGGCTGTCGATCTCGCTAC
Proteins encoded in this region:
- a CDS encoding Yip1 family protein, which translates into the protein MDNLTTYLKGILTLDTATYERMRDSSDAMKKGIYIFVIAFLIAGSLQFVVSFVDNLQPFGPEEANEIKAQIEQQMTMMQQFAPPDEEGQFALDMMMDNLDAGLTIGSEIDSLETPLPRPIARFFQSFGAWLSRPFSRLAMWMFYGIWVLLFAKLLGGNGGIDRFLGVTALSSIPHVLAILGPIQCAGTLLALVGWVWAIAIYIKGVEVSQRFSFGKAALATFLPVLIVIGLAALFGIGGLGLLIVSAN